A genomic segment from Myxocyprinus asiaticus isolate MX2 ecotype Aquarium Trade chromosome 36, UBuf_Myxa_2, whole genome shotgun sequence encodes:
- the LOC127426907 gene encoding serine/arginine-rich splicing factor 2-like, translating into MSYGRPPPDVEGMTSLKVDNLTYRTSPETLRRVFEKYGRVGDVYIPRDRYTKESRGFAFVRFHDKRDAEDAMDAMDGALLDGRELRVQMARYGRPPDSHYSRRGAPPRRSGGYGRRSRSRSPRRRRHSRSRSRSRSHSRSRSRYSRSRSRSDSHSRSRSKSRTPRRSKSKSPSRSRSRSKSKSRSRSHTPRSNKGSKSRSRSRSRPKSPEDKGAAAES; encoded by the exons ATGAGTTACGGCAGACCTCCGCCCGACGTCGAAGGCATGACATCTTTAAAAGTTGACAATCTGACTTACCGCACGTCTCCAGAAACTCTGCGGCGTGTTTTCGAGAAGTACGGACGGGTCGGGGACGTTTACATCCCGAGAGACCGGTACACGAAAGAGAGTCGAGGGTTCGCCTTTGTCCGTTTCCACGATAAGCGGGACGCGGAGGACGCGATGGACGCCATGGACGGTGCGCTGCTGGACGGGCGCGAGCTGCGCGTGCAGATGGCGCGATACGGGCGTCCGCCAGACTCGCACTACAGCCGCCGCGGAGCCCCACCGAGGAGATCTGGGGGATATGGACGGAGAAGCCGCAG CCGTAGTCCTCGTCGCAGGAGACACAGCAGATCCAGAAGCAGGAGTCGATCCCATTCCCGCAGCAGATCCCGCTACAGCCGGTCTAGATCCAGGTCCGACTCCCACTCACGGTCTCGCTCCAAGTCCCGCACACCCCGCAGGAGCAAGTCCAAATCGCCTTCCAGGTCTCGCTCAAGGTCCAAATCCAAGTCTCGCTCCAGGAGTCACACTCCTAGATCTAACAAAGGATCCAAATCGCGATCCAGATCAAGAAGCAGACCCAAGTCTCCAGAGGACAAAGGAGCCGCTGCTGAATCGTGA